CGGGATCCAGATCCCACTACTGACACCTCCACATCCTGAACCATGCTGCTGTAAGCTGGCTGTCCAGACCCTTCCTGGCCAGGGCTTTGGCACAATGTAATGAGACCTGGAGAAACGCCTGTGCCAGTGATCACAAGTTAAGCAGGCATCTGAATCCGGCATAGATCCAGTTTTATTgaactggggggggagggaactggggaggaGTAGTGCTCAGTTAAGCTCCTTGTACCCTGAAACCAGAGATTTGAGTCCATGTCCCTGCAGTATGAGAGAGCAGGTGCACTGCTGTTGATGTAATGGGGAATTGGAGAAGTTATTTATGGCCTGAGCTGTTGCACAGAGCAAATTCTTCTCCCTATTCTTGCAGGCAAGCTGAGAGGAAGAGGGTCAGACCCTTTTGCAAAGGACTGGTGGTCCCAGCAGTAAGAATGAAGTGCCTCTGAGCCAGTAATGGTATTTAAGTTGCAAGCTCTGAGGGGCAGAGACTAGCTCTTGCCCTTTAAGGACAGTTGCTAGGCTGAACCCATTCCCATGATGTAGACTCACAGGCAATgcaggaattaaaataaatgagtgAATTAAGACATGTTAGGAGCATAATTATAGGAAATCAGCTTACTTCAGGGCCACAGGCAGACAGAGGTAGCTTATATCCCTGAGAAGGCATGTCTCAGTGCAGTATCATGGAGGCTGTTGGCATGCACGGTTTATCTCTGCTCACATCCCTCTGGActactgagagagttgggctctTCTGCTCTCTCCAGCAAAGTGGTTTCTGTAGTAGGCAAAAGACAAGAGGTGTTGGGCTGAAGCTCTGTGGAGAAAGCCATTCTTCATTTGCACAAACACCAAAGGGCTTGCGCTAAAGCAGCGGGGCTTACTGGGCTGCAGAGAGCCACACTGCCAGGGGTATCTCAGCAAAGACCTCCTGGGATCTTTCCTGTCCTCTGAATAAAGTAGACCTGTGGCTTCCTTTGCCTTGTGGAAAAGCAGAGTTCTTCTGAGACTGGTGGGTGATGTGGGGAGCTGAAGTCTCAGTGCTGGCAGTGGGAACAACGGCCCCTTGTAATTTTCCCTGTGAGCCAAAGATAGGAGCTGCATTGATCCTGCTGGCATCCAAAGCAGCTAGGAACATCCGCCAAGCCTGCCTGGGACTCAGCAGATAAACAGCACGTGGGGAGCGGGGCGGGTGGCTGGGCAGTTTGGCTTCTTGCTGCCCCATTAggctccttttcttcttctccccttccccctcctcctcagcagTGTGTTCAAATCCCCCAGACAGCTACTGGGCACTGCTGAAGGGACCAGCCCAGGAGTGGGACAATAAAATCCCTGACACCACTGTTCAAGaggcctcggggggggggggggaaggccagGCCAGCTGCACGGGTATAAAGCTGTTCCACACTCCCAGCACAGCATTCCAGCACAGTTGTTTGCCGGGCTCCTCCAGCACACTCCAATGGATATCACCATTCATAACCCCCTGATCCGCAGACCTCTGTTATCTTGGTTGGCACCAAGTCGTATCTTTGACCAGATTTTTGGAGAGCACCTGCAGGAGTCAGAGCTTTTCCCTGCTTCCCCCAGCTTCAGCCCCTTCATGATGAGATCCCCCATTCTTCGGATGCCGGGTTGGCTGGAGACGGGACTCTCCGAGGTAATCTTCCCTTCTTAATGCTCTTTGTTATTGCTATGTGCACATCCTGATGGGTCTGGAGCTGGAGACCCATGAGAGCTGAGAGCTTGGAAGCTGCTTGTAGGTGGTTGTTAGGAAAAGGCTGGGGAAAAGGGTGCTGTGTTTgtgcctctgctcctctgcatTAGGCAAGAACCTCTGCATGATCTGCTAATCATTTGTGACTGAGACCAAGTATTACCATAGTGTTGGGAATAAAGGCAAACTGAGCTGAGTGTGCAGCAAACGACTGTAAGAACTGATGGAAGAAAGTAGGGAGCCTAATTTTCCTGTCTGCTGTGCAAAACATTCAATCCCACTCTCTCCTGAGAAGTAAACAGCACAGACATAGTGGGCAGGGGTAGTAGGATCCTCATGTCAGGCAGTGTGGGAGCTCATGGTTGCTGAGGAAAAAGGGACCTGTTTTAAAGAATCACTGCTGAGAACAGCAGCATTTGAAGTAAGATACAGGACCCAAAGGATCCTGAAGCAGCCATCTGCTTGCTTCAGGGGCTGAGCCAAGAGGCATGCAGTTCAAACAACCTTGCCTGTTCTGAGTCAACTGTCTTATTTACAAGTAAATTACAGAGCTATTCTAAGCCAAAGGAGAGAGAGcgaagtatttttttaatctttgcctaATGTTTCCTTTGATTTAGTGACCTGGGTCTCGCTATCCACTGAAGCAGCCATAATAAGCACCACAGATAAAAACATCTGTCTATCTCAGTGAAGAAATCTTCACAAATATTCTAGAAGGAGGAGGATGCACTTAGACTCCCAGGTTGAACTGTGGAAACCAGTAAGCCTAGAGCTGGCACAGAGGCTGCCTCCACATCCCAGAGCAGAGCTCCAGGATTCAGATTAAGAGAATCTCTTCCTCACTCCCAAGGAAAACATTTATCCCATATGATCAAGAGAAAGCATTCACATTTTAGATACTGTAGTGATGGGCATTAATGTAACAGGCTAGCAAGGGATGAAGCCACCCAGATCAGAATCACAGGATTGAATGAAGGTCAGACAGTGCATGTGTAGATACCAGCTTGAGCCTTGAACTGCTTTATTCTGAGAGCCTTTttaagctgaaaccctcacctgCTCTTTTCTGAAGCACCTCCTTGTTTTGCAGATGCGACTGGAGAAGGACAAATTTTCTGTAAATCTTGATGTGAAGCATTTCTCCCCTGAGGAGCTAAAAGTGAAGGTGCTTGGGGACATGATAGAAATTCATGGGAAACACGAAGAGCGCCAGGTACTTCTACTCCTACTTACCTGTGCAACTGATAAAGTCAGTGTGAACTTCCTCATCTATGGTTAAACAAGGAGACTGCAAAACAGTCCTCTCCTGTGCTCATCTCAAATACTTCTAATGTTTTTTATCAACCAATCCTAATGGAAGATGCTCTGTGCAAACCCTCCAGCTGAACCCAGACTGGGCAGCAACAGGGTGGAGATTTATTGCTGATGTTACATGAACTGTGAACTGACCTGGAAAATCATCTTTGAAATGGGCATTTCTGggcctccctcttcctgggaagaGGCTGGGAATGCAGGGATGCA
Above is a genomic segment from Chroicocephalus ridibundus chromosome 18, bChrRid1.1, whole genome shotgun sequence containing:
- the CRYAB gene encoding alpha-crystallin B chain, with product MDITIHNPLIRRPLLSWLAPSRIFDQIFGEHLQESELFPASPSFSPFMMRSPILRMPGWLETGLSEMRLEKDKFSVNLDVKHFSPEELKVKVLGDMIEIHGKHEERQDEHGFIAREFNRKYRIPDDVDPLTITSSLSLDGVLTVTAPRKQSDVPERTIPITREEKPAIAGAQRK